The nucleotide sequence CCGGGAACGGCGGCGAGCCGGTACCCGGCGAAGGCGGCCGGCCCGGACGGCGGCGGATCGTCTGGGTCGCCGCGATCGTCGCGGTGGCGGTGCTGCTGGCCGGCACGGCGTACGCGGCCAACCGGTTCTGGGGCGGCGGCGGGGACCCACCCCCGGCGGCGGGGCCCGGCACGCCGGCACCGACCACGGCGGCACCGACGCCGACGCCGAGCCCGACCCCGGAACCCGGCGCCGACATCAAGGGGCCGCTCAACCTGCTGCTGGTCGGCGTCGACACCCGGATCAGCAAGCCGGGCTGGGAGCCGCACGCCGACGCGGTACTGATCCTGCACGTCACGAAGGAACTCGACCGGGCCTACCTGTTCGCGCTCCCCCGCGACCTGGTGGCCGACATCCCGCGCTTCCCGAAGGCGAAGTTTCCCGGCGAGCGCACCAAGCTGACCCACGCGATGAGCTACGGCAGCCGGGTGCCGGGCAAGAAGAAGCAGCCGAACACCGCGCAGGGTTTCGAACTGCTCTCCGCGACCGTCAGCGCGTACACCGGGATCAAGCGGTTCGACGCGGGTGCCGTACTCACCTTCGGCGGCTTCGACAACCTGGTCGACGCACTCGGCGGGGTACGGCTCTACGTCGACCAGCGGGTCGTCTCGCAGCACCGGGAACCGGACGGTACGCACCGCGCGCTGCGCGGCGGCGGGTACGTCGGGCCGCAGATGGTCTACGAGAAGGGGCGCCGGAACTTCAACGGCTGGCAGGCGCTGGACTACGCCCGGCAGCGTTACACCAGCGGCGGGGCGTACACCCGGCAGCGGCACCAGCAGCAGCTCATCAAGGCGATGCTGGCGAAGATCCTCAGTCAGGACCTGGCCCGGGACCCCGACCGGGTCCGCCAGGTGGTCCGCAGGCTCGGCGACGCCCTGACCTTCGTCAGCGGCGGTAGCTCGGACGTCGTCGACTTCGGGTACGCGCTCAGCCGGCTCCGCCCCGAGACGATGACCCTGGTCGCGCTCCCCGGCAGCGGGGTGGGCCGGGGCGGCTCCTACCGGGGCGAACAGCTCACCTCGGTCGGCAGGAAGTTCATCACCGAGTTGCGCGCCGGCCGAGCCGACGCCTACCTGACGGCCAACCCGAAACTCGTCGTCAAGACCTGACCACCCGTACGGAGGGCACTCCGTGCGACGGTTTCCGGTGGTCTTCTGTGGCGGGTACGGATAACGCTTCGCGGGCACTTCGGTGGTCTCGTCGTCGTCTTGACCGTCCCTGGGTCGAGCAATAGCCTGCACTCGATGATCTCCGGGGCATCCGGCCTCGGGTCGTCGACGACGGGGAGGAACAGCGTGCGATTCGGTAAACGACTGACCTTGTTGGTCGCGATGGTTAGTGGTCTTCTGGTCCTGTCCGGAAATCCAGCACAGGCCGCCTATTACAACATCTACAGCGACATAGCCAGCACGCCCAACACCAGCTGCTGCACCGGGGCGCAGGGCTTCGCCGCCGGATCCACCTACCTCTACTCCATCAAGAACCGCACCAACTACGACGACACCTCCGTCATCTACCGGGTGCACAAGACCAGCGGTGCGCGGGTGCTGATGACGAACGGCACGAACGGCGGGACGACGAACCCGTGGCTCGGGCACGGGAACGACATGACGATCGTCGACATCGACGGGCAGCACCACCTGTTCGTCGTCACCATGAAGGACAGCGGCGCGCAGCTCGTGAAGCTCCGCTACGACGGCACGACCTACTATCACGCCGGGTCCTACCAGTTGCGGCTCAACGGGGCCGTGGCGACGCCGTCCGGGATCAGCCGGGTCTCGGTCAGCAGCACCACGATCGCGTTCATGTTCAAGAGCGGCCGGACGGTCTACAACGGCAGTCTCCCGCTGCGCGCCTCCGCCGGGACCATCGAGCTGACGACCGCGTTCACCCTCCAGGTCGACGGCGCCCTCGTCAACGGCGCCACGGTGCCGGACCTGAACACCTTCACCAACCAGGGGTTCTTCTACGACGCGTCGAAGCGGGTCCTCTACTACCCGCTGACGAAGGCCAACCGCAGCATCGTGCTGGTCTACCGGAACGTGTTGCCGACGACGACCGGGACGGCACCCGCCGCCACCGACCTCTCCTTCCGGATCACGTCCTCGAAATACTCGACGCTGTTCGAGATCGAAGGCGTGGGAATCAGCGACGGCAAACTGTACTTCAACACGAACCGGGCGAACGCGGACGGCTCGTTCGACGGGGTCCACGTGTTCAACGACTACGTCGCCGCCTAGCGCGACAACGGGCGGAAATTGCCGTGGCCCGGCGATCGGGCCACAGCGGTTTCCGCCCGGTCGATCAGGGCATCGGCGGTGCCGTGGAGCCGGAGAGCCAGTCGTCGAAAAACTGGCGCAGTTTCTTACCGGAAATCCGTTCGGCATGCGCGACGAAATCGTCGGTTGTCGCGTTCCCGTTGCGCCGCTCCGCCGTCCAGGTGGTCAGGATCCGGAAGAACGCCTCGTCGCCGACCGTACGCCGCAGCGCGTGCACGGCCAGCGCGCCGCGCTTGTAGACCGCCCGGCTGAAGATCTGCGTCCGGCCCGGATCCAGCGCCGGTGCCGCCCAGTCGGTGCCGGCGTAGACCCGCTCGAACATCTCCTGCGCGCTCGGGCCGCCGTCGTGTTCGGTCCAGAGCCACTCGGCATAGCTGGCGAAGCCCTCGTTGAGCCAGAGGTCGCTCCAGCGCCGGATCGAGACGCTGTTCCCGAACCACTGGTGGGCCAGCTCGTGCGCCACCACCTCCAGGTCCGGGCCGCCGGAGAAGAACGCCGGGCCGTACACCGGGCGGGACTGGGTCTCCAGGGCGTACCCGATCCGTTCCTCGGCGATCGCGATCCCGCCGTACGCCTCGAACGGGTACGGGCCGAACCGGGTGGCCAGGAAGTCGGCGATCTCGCCAGTGCGGGCCAGTGACTGCTCGGCCGGGCCGCCGGCCGGCAGGCTCGCCGCGATCGCGGTGACAATCGGCCTGCCGGCGTGCGTACCGGTGCTGACCCGGTAGTTCCCGATCACCAGGGTGACCAGGTAGCTGGCCATC is from Micromonospora sp. WMMD1102 and encodes:
- a CDS encoding LCP family protein translates to MVWVAAIVAVAVLLAGTAYAANRFWGGGGDPPPAAGPGTPAPTTAAPTPTPSPTPEPGADIKGPLNLLLVGVDTRISKPGWEPHADAVLILHVTKELDRAYLFALPRDLVADIPRFPKAKFPGERTKLTHAMSYGSRVPGKKKQPNTAQGFELLSATVSAYTGIKRFDAGAVLTFGGFDNLVDALGGVRLYVDQRVVSQHREPDGTHRALRGGGYVGPQMVYEKGRRNFNGWQALDYARQRYTSGGAYTRQRHQQQLIKAMLAKILSQDLARDPDRVRQVVRRLGDALTFVSGGSSDVVDFGYALSRLRPETMTLVALPGSGVGRGGSYRGEQLTSVGRKFITELRAGRADAYLTANPKLVVKT